One window from the genome of Musa acuminata AAA Group cultivar baxijiao chromosome BXJ1-4, Cavendish_Baxijiao_AAA, whole genome shotgun sequence encodes:
- the LOC135653095 gene encoding uncharacterized protein LOC135653095: MADFRHKEADREFRRSVEELLRRGGRGDGCVGEEADEAGAGEGADQLARRRRRSDLEGDDLAETSAAARRHSRILSRWAARQAEEMITTIERRNRESELMALARLHAVSMLDASFLRESRRAQSSVERPVAARASSVLQRWRELEDESAARDRRRDSSSRIDASSNHRTAPETQVSVVPRDTSEVTSESNDNEDSEWPDEPSGLRRQGVEVEDAEERGSSREQSPDIGDGGDREMERERVTQIVSGWMTEIAMADTAQVLRGSGSSRSEWLGERERERVRLVREWMQTVSQQRDVRASRREEQARDGVITNREDRRPECTQRNLLRLRGRQARLDLIMRNVRERERELQDLSQHRPVSHFGHRIRIQSVLRGRFLRNGRSVEDGQQHSVAARELGQLRQRQTVSGFREGFRSQESSIVTDQASSQSADGDSVNISGNDISVTNALEVSDVTYDQFQASDDDIDIHQTAEVDTTVQMESNMQSSDMGGREYAIQDDNWPEDDAEHGQGDWQQPIEVGLSVQHDGPVEEPDRNWHENVDQEWLHETPEDEDRQGTLLLEAHQHWHSDNSQATEANWQDGPSDSLNDQHSFRVIRNGVISSDDDNVYSMELQELLSRRSVSNLLHSGFRESLDQLVQSYIQRQGRDAFQWDMQSAMPDHVSPEEDQRQQRDDLIQSQQDSVTRPLHTPPTPPTPPPLPLWHSELHNSWSRQHIRRTDIEWDIVNDLRADMAKLQQVMCHMQRMLEACLDMQLELQRAVRQEVSAALNRSVGEHGEVRESSEDGIKWSNVRKGICCVCCDNQIDSLLYRCGHMCTCSGCANELAQGGGKCPLCHAPIVEVVRAYSIV, translated from the exons ATGGCGGATTTTCGGCACAAGGAGGCCGACCGGGAGTTCCGGCGGAGCGTGGAGGAGCTGCTGCGGCGCGGCGGGCGCGGGGATGGGTGCGTCGGTGAGGAGGCGGACGAGGCTGGCGCTGGCGAGGGCGCCGACCAGCTCGCCCGCCGCCGCCGGCGGTCGGACCTCGAGGGGGATGACCTCGCCGAGACCTCGGCCGCCGCTCGCCGCCACTCCCGGATCCTGAGCCGGTGGGCGGCTCGGCAGGCGGAGGAGATGATCACCACGATTGAGAGGAGGAACCGGGAGTCCGAGCTGATGGCGCTTGCGCGGCTCCACGCTGTGTCCATGCTCGACGCGTCCTTCCTCCGCGAGTCGCGGCGGGCGCAGTCGTCGGTCGAGCGCCCCGTGGCCGCCCGGGCTTCTTCCGTTCTCCAGAGGTGGCGCGAGCTCGAGGACGAGTCGGCCGCTAGGGATCGTAGGAGAGATTCCTCTTCTAGGATCGACGCCTCCAGTAACCACCGTACTGCGCCGGAAACCCAGGTTTCTGTGGTGCCGAGGGATACCTCGGAGGTAACCAGTGAGAGCAATGACAATGAGGATTCTGAATGGCCCGATGAGCCGTCGGGCCTGAGAAGGCAGGGTGTGGAAGTCGAGGATGCTGAGGAGCGGGGATCAAGTAGAGAACAGTCTCCTGATATTGGAGATGGTGGGGATCgtgagatggagagggagagggtGACGCAAATTGTGAGCGGGTGGATGACAGAGATAGCAATGGCAGACACTGCACAAGTATTGCGGGGGAGTGGTAGCTCAAGGAGTGAATGGCTTGGTGAGAGAGAGCGCGAGAGGGTGAGGCTGGTCAGGGAGTGGATGCAAACTGTGAGTCAGCAGAGAGATGTTCGGGCTAGCAGGAGGGAGGAGCAGGCGAGGGATGGTGTCATCACAAATCGTGAAGATCGTCGACCAGAATGCACTCAGAGGAACTTGCTGAGGCTCCGGGGAAGGCAGGCTCGCCTTGATCTGATCATGAGAAATGTCAGGGAGCGGGAAAGGGAGCTTCAGGACTTGTCACAGCACCGGCCTGTTTCGCATTTTGGGCACCGCATACGCATACAG TCTGTACTCCGAGGTAGATTCTTGAGAAATGGCAGGTCTGTTGAGGATGGACAACAGCATTCCGTTGCAGCTAGAGAATTAGGTCAGCTAAGGCAGCGTCAAACTGTATCTGGCTTCAG GGAAGGATTTCGCTCTCAAGAGAGCAGTATTGTCACTGATCAAGCAAGCAGCCAATCTGCTGATGGTGATAGCGTCAATATATCTGGAAATGATATCTCTGTCACAAATGCATTGGAGGTTTCCGATGTGACCTATGATCAATTTCAAGCAAGCGATGATGATATTGATATACATCAGACAGCAGAAGTTGATACTACAGTTCAGATGGAAAGCAACATGCAGAGCAGTGATATGGGCGGGAGAGAATATGCAATTCAGGATGATAATTGGCCGGAGGATGATGCAGAACATGGGCAAGGGGATTGGCAACAGCCTATTGAAGTCGGATTGAGTGTACAACATGATGGCCCTGTAGAAGAACCTGACAGGAACTGGCATGAAAATGTAGACCAGGAGTGGCTTCATGAAACCCCTGAAGATGAAGATAGACAAGGTACCCTTCTTCTGGAAGCACATCAACATTGGCATAGCGATAATTCTCAAGCGACTGAAGCAAACTGGCAAGATGGACCATCAGACTCTTTAAATGATCAGCATTCTTTTCGTGTTATAAGAAACGGAGTCATTTCATCAGATGATGACAATGTGTATAGCATGGAACTTCAGGAACTCTTGAGCAG GCGAAGTGTATCTAATCTTCTTCACAGTGGGTTTCGTGAAAGTCTCGACCAACTAGTACAGTCCTATATTCAAAGGCAGGGGCGTGATGCATTTCAGTGGGACATGCAAAGTGCTATGCCTGACCATGTTTCACCAGAGGAAGACCAGAGGCAGCAAAGAGATGATTTGATTCAGAGCCAACAAGATTCTGTTACCAGGCCTCTACATACTCCACCAACGCCACCGACACCACCTCCGCTGCCACTATGGCATTCAGAATTGCATAACAGTTGGAGTCGGCAGCACATCCGTCGCACCGATATT GAATGGGATATTGTTAATGATTTAAGGGCTGACATGGCTAAGCTTCAGCAAgtgatgtgtcatatgcaacggaTGTTGGAGGCATGCTTAGATATGCAGCTAGAGTTGCAGCGTGCGGTTAGACAAGAGGTTTCAGCAGCTTTAAATCGTTCAGTTGGAGAACATG GGGAAGTCAGAGAATCATCAGAAGATGGAATAAAATGGAGTAACGTGAGAAAAGGGATTTGTTGTGTCTGTTGCGATAATCAAATCGACTCTCTTCTTTACAG ATGTGGGCACATGTGCACCTGCTCAGGATGCGCGAACGAGTTGGCTCAAGGCGGAGGCAAGTGCCCTTTGTGCCATGCACCCATCGTTGAGGTGGTTCGTGCCTATTCCATAGTGTAG